One Kitasatospora sp. NBC_01287 DNA window includes the following coding sequences:
- a CDS encoding diiron oxygenase: MPDLAPTAPDAREQNAERLLRVSAKHSHDPLTEIDWEAPLDPDQFAIPPHRVSLYGTRLWHGLTPRQQARLSTHQLASVTSAGIWFELILMNGLVRHVYDSDLTTQHAQYALTEVADECRHSTMFARYITKTGYPSARPSTRAHRRGKLHLLLNDTTLTFAGAIFVEEFTDAMQREMIRDESLQPLARQVAKIHVIEEARHIGYAKPELERRWARMSPARRALFRQVLGVLAYEAVVECVNPRIYALAGLDPRQARAVAEANPHWRQAKADWAKKAVAFFRELGIIDRRSETMWRKASLLP; this comes from the coding sequence ATGCCAGACCTCGCCCCCACCGCGCCGGACGCCCGCGAGCAGAACGCCGAACGCCTGCTGCGGGTCTCCGCCAAGCACTCGCACGACCCGCTCACCGAGATCGACTGGGAGGCTCCGCTCGACCCCGACCAGTTCGCCATCCCGCCGCACCGGGTCTCGCTCTACGGCACCCGACTCTGGCACGGCCTGACACCTCGTCAGCAGGCGCGGCTGAGCACCCACCAGTTGGCCAGCGTCACCTCGGCGGGCATCTGGTTCGAGCTGATCCTGATGAACGGCCTGGTCCGGCACGTCTACGACAGCGACCTGACCACTCAGCACGCGCAGTACGCGCTGACCGAAGTGGCCGACGAGTGCCGCCACTCCACCATGTTCGCCCGCTACATCACGAAGACCGGCTACCCCTCGGCCCGGCCCAGCACGCGGGCGCACCGGCGCGGCAAGCTGCACCTGCTGCTCAACGACACCACCCTCACCTTCGCGGGCGCGATATTCGTCGAGGAGTTCACCGACGCGATGCAGCGCGAGATGATCCGCGACGAGAGCCTGCAGCCGCTGGCCCGCCAGGTGGCGAAGATCCATGTGATCGAGGAGGCCCGGCACATCGGCTACGCCAAGCCGGAGTTGGAGCGGCGCTGGGCGCGGATGAGCCCGGCCAGGCGGGCCCTGTTCCGCCAGGTGCTGGGGGTGCTCGCGTACGAGGCGGTGGTCGAGTGCGTCAACCCGCGGATCTACGCCCTGGCCGGCCTGGACCCCCGGCAGGCCAGGGCGGTCGCCGAGGCCAACCCGCACTGGCGTCAGGCCAAGGCGGACTGGGCGAAGAAGGCGGTGGCCTTCTTCCGCGAGCTGGGC
- a CDS encoding TetR/AcrR family transcriptional regulator: MAYRKTPAVQARLDAQRETVLAAATDLLAERGYAACSVAAVAERAGMATGTVYRSFPSKAELVAELFRAVVGREVAAVRAAAAFAGDLHDQVASVIGTFAGRALGAPRLAYALLAEPVDPEVEAERLVFRRAFRDVIATRITEGVEAGRLPPQDAELTAALLVGGVGEALVGPLADGGRAPDDLIPALITFALRALGGTPR; the protein is encoded by the coding sequence GTGGCCTACCGGAAGACACCCGCCGTGCAAGCCCGGCTCGACGCCCAGCGCGAGACGGTGCTGGCCGCCGCGACCGATCTGCTCGCCGAACGCGGTTACGCCGCCTGCTCGGTGGCCGCGGTCGCCGAGCGGGCGGGGATGGCCACCGGGACCGTGTACCGCTCCTTCCCGAGCAAGGCCGAGCTGGTGGCCGAACTCTTCCGGGCCGTGGTCGGCCGGGAGGTGGCGGCGGTGCGAGCGGCGGCGGCCTTCGCGGGCGACCTGCACGACCAGGTCGCCTCGGTGATCGGCACCTTCGCGGGCCGCGCGCTGGGCGCCCCGCGCCTGGCCTACGCGCTGCTGGCCGAGCCGGTGGACCCGGAGGTGGAGGCCGAGCGCCTGGTCTTCCGCCGGGCCTTTCGCGATGTGATCGCGACCCGGATCACCGAGGGCGTCGAGGCCGGCCGACTGCCCCCGCAGGATGCCGAGTTGACCGCCGCACTGCTGGTCGGCGGGGTCGGCGAGGCACTGGTCGGCCCGCTCGCCGACGGCGGCCGGGCCCCCGACGACCTGATCCCGGCCCTGATCACCTTCGCCCTGCGCGCCCTGGGCGGCACCCCCCGCTGA
- a CDS encoding IS630 family transposase, whose amino-acid sequence MAEPVKVRRLTDQEGQQLQRIVRRGSTNTVRYRRAMMLLASAGGNRVPVIAQLVAADEDTVRDVIHRFNEIGLACLDPRWAGGRPRLLSPDDEDFVVQTATTRPAKLGQPFTRWSIRKLAAYLRKVHGRVIRLGREALRCLLARRGVTFQRTKTWKESTDPERDAKLDRIEHVLDRFPDRTFAFDEFGPLGIRPNGGSCWAKEGRPDRLPATYHRTHGVTYFHGCYSIGDDTLWGVNRRRKGTTNTMAALRSIRAARPDGAPVYVILDNLSAHNGKKIRSWAHNNNVHLCFTPTNASWANPIEAHFGPLRQFTLANSNHPNHTVQTRELHRYLRWRNTNARHPDVLAAQRRERARIRSEKGLRWGGRPAAA is encoded by the coding sequence GTGGCGGAGCCGGTCAAGGTCCGGAGACTGACCGACCAGGAGGGGCAGCAGTTACAGCGGATCGTGCGTCGGGGCAGCACGAACACGGTGCGCTACCGGCGGGCGATGATGCTGCTGGCCTCGGCCGGCGGCAACCGCGTGCCGGTCATCGCCCAGTTGGTCGCGGCCGACGAAGACACCGTGCGTGACGTGATCCACCGGTTCAACGAGATCGGTCTGGCCTGCCTGGACCCTCGTTGGGCGGGAGGCCGTCCCCGCCTGCTCAGTCCTGACGACGAGGACTTCGTCGTCCAGACGGCCACCACTCGCCCGGCCAAGCTCGGGCAGCCCTTCACCCGCTGGTCGATCCGCAAGCTCGCCGCCTACCTGCGCAAGGTTCACGGCCGGGTGATCCGCCTGGGTCGCGAGGCTCTGCGCTGCCTGCTCGCCCGACGCGGCGTCACCTTCCAACGGACCAAGACGTGGAAGGAGTCCACCGACCCGGAGCGGGATGCCAAGCTCGACCGGATCGAGCACGTCCTGGACCGCTTCCCCGACCGCACGTTCGCGTTCGACGAGTTCGGACCGCTCGGTATCCGCCCCAACGGCGGATCCTGCTGGGCCAAGGAGGGCAGGCCCGACCGGCTGCCGGCGACCTACCATCGCACCCACGGCGTCACCTACTTCCACGGCTGCTACTCGATCGGCGACGACACCCTGTGGGGCGTCAACCGCCGCCGCAAGGGCACCACGAACACCATGGCCGCACTCCGATCGATCCGGGCCGCCCGCCCAGACGGCGCCCCGGTCTACGTGATCCTGGACAACCTCTCCGCCCACAACGGCAAGAAGATCCGCAGCTGGGCTCACAACAACAACGTCCACCTCTGCTTCACCCCGACGAACGCTTCCTGGGCCAACCCGATCGAGGCGCACTTCGGGCCGCTGAGGCAGTTCACCCTCGCGAACTCGAACCACCCCAACCACACGGTCCAGACCCGCGAACTGCACCGCTACCTGCGCTGGCGCAACACCAACGCCCGCCACCCCGACGTACTCGCCGCCCAACGCCGCGAACGCGCCCGCATCCGCAGTGAGAAGGGCCTGCGCTGGGGCGGCCGACCGGCGGCGGCCTGA